A genomic window from Haladaptatus caseinilyticus includes:
- a CDS encoding DUF7556 family protein, which yields MTPDTAAVSVSVADDTEVMASVDDDGQTERLVIADISREDAWISMRVTDAASLPDWQ from the coding sequence ATGACGCCGGATACGGCAGCAGTGTCGGTGTCGGTTGCAGATGACACTGAGGTCATGGCCTCGGTGGACGATGACGGGCAGACGGAGCGGCTCGTCATCGCAGACATCTCACGCGAGGACGCATGGATCTCCATGCGCGTAACGGACGCAGCCTCGCTACCGGACTGGCAGTAG